The genomic region actccctgtttgggggtcgattttaatatttgaacaaactatgagggttttttttttttttttaaggtggAAAATGGGAAAAAAAAGTGAAAGAACGAAAGCACCACTGGcgactattattttttttttgtctattaggtagtatataaagtatgtagtcgatttataatgaatgaggagtttaatggttaaagtataaaatgttaaaagtttgtgataAGTTTGTAAAAACCATAAAGTTAGATATTGTATATTTGTTTGGGactaaaatgtaagtaagtaaaagagtggGGGTGGTTTGTGAAACTTGTCGGTTACTATTCACTTggcctttgccttttagatataagGTATAATTAGTTGTTGAACACTCGCTTCGCATCGGGGGTTCGGTTTCCAATGTATttaattgcgtttagtttgtaaaattatttcgtggctaaagaatgatgtcggtgatgcgcaactcgagtcgaactaaaaggtataaccagtgaaaaatttaaatgttattttaaattaacaatatatgtccatctccgcgtttagctatgtaattatcgacttttaaaaatttaacgcaaaatcaacgtgtatgaaaagtaccccaaatatttagcgttttttaaaaagcgtccgttttgcgtatagttagtgacattgtgttcctgaaattatttcgagtttaacgatggtgtcggaaaaatttaactcattgctggcgagaagatatgacccggtgaatatttgggtggagtttatttaagattttttgtgaaaatggttatttgacactttaccccctgtttgggggaccgatctgaatatttgaaaaaagtgtggggtcattgttggtgtaatgaaatttaattagaattaaaaaaaaaaggtgaaaggacgaaaatgcccctagttactattcatcatttttgtctattagataatatagttagggatgacaatggatcagaTATGGATCGGATGACgtcatatccacatccatatccatttaatatttgctcatccatatccatatccatttaatttcagtccatccatccatatccatatccgatggattaagcgggttaatgaatATTCATTGGATATAAATGAATTGTTAATCTAACGACGATTTTATCAatttaatatagattataacaaatgTAAACATTTAAACTCTATGTTTTTTTATTTGTTACacatgttttgattgtaatttgtcgcTGATCGTGAATTTAGACGAGCAAAATACGTTATAATATAGGTAAATATAAGTTTAAACTAATTTAATAACGTAACTTTGAATATTGTtagtaacaatttaataattgtGACTATCAGAATTCTTATTATCGTTAATAATTTAAGAATTTGTaggtaatatgtatatgtatatcaatttgtagatgcatatgcatatattttagtacgtatatatgtatatatagatgtatttcgggtgataatggatatatccgtGGATGATAAGTTGTCATCCATATCTGATCCATgaaatatttagatcatccatatccatatccatatccgttaatcgtccatttatatcatccatatcaattataaatggatcggatcggggtggatgtccatggatgaaacatccattgccatccctaaataTAGTAACTAGTTTTTCAACTCTCGCTTCGCGCCGAGGTTCGGTTTCCAATGTATTTTATTATGTTTATTCcgcaaaattatttcgtggctaacgatgatatcgttgaagcgcaactcgagtcgaacgaaaaggtataacccgtcaaagatttagatgttatcttaaattaacaatatatgtgtatttccgcgtttcgctatggagttgttgactttttaaaatttaacgtaattaactcgttagcttataTTAACACTCCATATGATTTAAGAATAGAATATTTACAGAGTAATATCATAAAAATtactaaataattttttttaaaaaataataagacCCATATGTATATGTTATTAATAGATGAAAATAGGTACAGAGCCCGTGAGGaaaaaaatcaacgtgtatgaaagctGGACTCAAAtaattagcgttttttaaaaagcgtccgttttgcgtatagttagtgacattgtgttcgtaaaattatttcaatCTTAAAGATGGtgttgaaaaaatttaactcgttgcgggcgagaagatatgactcgttgaatatttgggtgtagttgagttaagattttttatgaaaatgttgggTTGACagtttaccccctgtttggggggtcgattctAAATTTGGAACAAAGTGTGGGGGATTTTTTGGAAAGgaaaaaaaaagtgaaaagacgAAAACACCTTCGGTACTATTTATgaattttgtctaatagttaatatagtaATATAGTAATAAAACAAAAATGTGCCTAATATGAAATAGTGAATACAAATTTACTGAAAAAGATTCTAAAAATATATTCCAATTCGATTTGCCAAACAAGCCCTTTTTCATACAAATTACGAAACTTCGATAACGTTTTTGTGGGCCGAAATGAAAAGAACGTGAAATGACAAAACTACCCTTTTAAATAAGTAAACCGGATAACCCGACTTGTCAACAAAATTGAACAACAATGGCGTTTTCCGGCATCTTACCAAATGCTTCACTACTACTGCCTTCTTCTTCGTCATCATCAACGACATCCATCCGGTTAAAGCGCACGTTAGCAGAAACCACAAATCGCTTCTCACTTCTATCATCTTCGCCAGAGCTACTGGTGTATCCTTTTATCCGACGACGGAAAAATGTGACCGGAGCAAGTAAATTAATCGTTCGTGCCGCTAGAACCGAGTCTAAAGGCGTTTCTCTTGGTTCTAGGGCTCCTAATTTTGAGGTCTCTATTTCAATTTAATCGTTACACGGAATATATTtctaagttatgtcaatttgataaTGTGTgtgtatgtttgtgtatatatttaattttttcttatgtatgtatatcagtatatgtatgtgtgtgtgtgctgattaatttttttttttttcagctgaAAGAGCCGCTTACAGGAAATGTGTGGAAATTAGAGGATTTTGAATCTTATCCTGCATTACTGGTAAAcacatacattaatatatatagatttatgcTAATTGTAATAGAAAAAAACCCAGGTTTTTGACGTCACGGCACATTGCATTTTGTAAGTGATGATTTACTAGGTGCTTGATGTATATGAAGGAATTAGATGAATGTGTTGAAGTTTATGATTCCTTAGGTGATTGATGTAAGTGATGTTTCACTAGGTGATTGAAGGAATTTGATGGATGTGTTGAAGTTTATGTGTAGGTAGCTGCTTTTACCTACATTTACTATAATGCGTTGACAATTTGGTTTATATATGTTCGTGAGTGTATTTATGTTCATATCGATATAACTTTCGATCAAATGTTTGTTAGAGTAATTGCAGTATTAATAGTTTAGTACTAGTATTAGATAGGCTGTTGTGTTAAGATTTGTACATAATGTTATAATATGGCGACTGATGAGAGATTGAGCATGATACATTGCTGTAGAATGCGAACACTGATCTAACATTATTGTAGATATTAAATAGAGGCATATCATTTGACAAAAATGCAATAACTTACGccttttaatcatttaatataaaTTTATATGGACTGTAAAAATGTGAACGTGGTTTCAAGAACCAAGAGCAGTACGATTTGAATTTAGTTCTCAAGAATCACCTTGCTCTCAGAAGATATATCGTATGTAAAGTACACTAAAGGCCATGAGTTGAGACTCAATAGCCCTAAGAGATACTTTAATTACAGTAACTTACATCTGTTTCTAGCTACATTTTGTTTCGAGTTTACTGAATGCACTAATAGTAGGTTAATTTTTTTGTAGGTTATGTTTATTTGCAATCATTGTCCGTTTGTTAAACACTTGAAAAAAGACATTGTAAAACTTACAAACTTATATATGGAGGTTAGCTGCTTTACTTATTCAATTTTGTGGTTACCTGTAGTTCTGTTTTCACCTGTTTGAATCTTTGTTTTCTGCTACAGAAAGGGCTTGGAGTAGTTgcgatatcatcaaattccataaTTACTCACCCGCAGGTTCAATCGAACATACTGCTTTTGACATTCCATGTAGATAAACTATACTTCACAAATTTTTAACTGTTCATATTCTTGCAGGATGGACCAGTATTCATGGCAGAAGATGCGAAACTGTTTAATTATCCGTTCCCATACCTTTTTGATCATGTAAGCTTTTCTGTGCCTGGTTTCTAGCTATTCTTCGAGTGCATGTATTTCTAAGCCATAAAGTTGATTTTTTAGGGTCTAACATTCATACATCATACGTGTTGCATCTTTGGGATAAACACATAACTCATTGTTCTATCTATGGTGCTTAAGAATCCTATATAACACCACAGCTCAATGCTTTATAATATCTAGAAATCCTTTTGACCATGCTTAGGCTATATTGTGCCTATAAATTAGATATTGTGTTCCATAGGTTAGTAGATTGATTGAGGATGTATTATATTTGAATCTTATGGTGGTGATTATGTATGTCTCCAGTCACAAGATGTTGCGAGAGATTATGGAGCTGTTTGCACACCCGAATTTTTCCTATTTAAAAAGGTACCCTCCCATCAACTGTTATGACCATATATTGGCCAACCCTGAACTTCTTATGATTATTAGTACCGGAGACAATTTGGGTGGGTTGGGTATTGTATGTGGGTCGAAATGTGTTTTGTCTGGTTAACCCATAACATTTTTTGTCGAAGAAGGAAGGTTATTCTTTTACAAAATTTATTCGCATATAATCTTATACTAGCAAAATGATTAGCAGTTTTATGCAGTTATTATTACATTGTTGGTGGCTTTCTACTTGTTTTACCTCTTCAGCCATATTGAATATTGAAGGGTTTGTTATGTAAATAGTTAGTGCTCGTATTATATATTTATTGTGGAATGTATATAATCACTGTCATTTGGCCTGATTTTACAATTGAACATACGATTCGATTAAGCATATTTTGTAAAACAACAGCCTATTTGAGCTGCTACGTTTTAGCTCGTATTTTTTACTTTACCTGTTTGAGCTATTAGAACTTCAAACGTAACCCAAATCGACACATTCATAAGTACATATTGCAACTTTCTATGTTGGCTAAACATTTCTGAGACTATTTGAATGTGTTATATCATTACAGGATGGGCGTCGACCCTTTGAACTAGTATATCATGGTCAGTTTGATGATTCACGGCCAAGTAATAATGTTCGTGTCACAGGGAGGTTGGTTCTATATACACCTTCCAGATTGATTATTGAATTGAGAACCTATTTTCACTTATATCTATCTATACAACAAATTATTTAATTTGCTTAATTGGAACTCATTGAACTTTGTGGTAGGGACTTGAGCCTGGCAATAGACTGTGTTCTTAGTGGTCAACCACTACCACCTAATCAGAAACCCAGGTACCTTTATCTGTTGGCTTCACAATCCAACAATGTTGAATACATTTCCTTTTGTATTTGAGATGAGTAGCCATTTGATTTTGAAAATTTGAAACTTATGTTGATCAGTTCTATTTATTTCCATCAACAGTGTTGGATGCAGCATAAAGTGGCATCCGGAAGGAAGTATATGAGATTGATCATACCCATGGGCCTATTGTTCATGTGATGAAGGTGCTTAAGGTTTCCTTCACACATAACGTTAGGCAATAGTAGAATGTTCACTACAGGTGTCAAATGGGTGGGCCAGACAGGTTCAGTAACTGGGTTGGAATTATCACATCTGCTGTTCATATTTGGCTATTGTGAATTTATATTCATATTTGTTTACCGATCTTTTGTTTAAATGCAGCCTGGAGAACACGTGAAATTCTGTATTTTTTCATGTAACAAGAGTGAAACATTTTGATAAACAAGGGGATAACTGATAAGGCTTACCATAATCTGTAAGTTAATCTAAGGCTATGTTAAACTCTGTTCTACACTTGTTCGTTTACATAATTTTACTGgacatatgtataataatattaggAAGGTCATTCTTCACATCAGTCTGTTGTATATGTGGAATTTATCAAGTATTATGCATATGTAATATTGAAGTCATTGTTATTTTAGTATAATTTTGGCAATTTGCCAACAAAATGCCATCATTGTGAGTTGTCAAGAGAGTAGGAGGTTCTTGGGAAGCTATACAACAATTGAGCAGAAGTATAACGTTCCTGCAGATTCAGCTATGATGTTGAGCTGACATCATTAAAAAGGTTCTACTACTAAACTATTTATGGCATATgctaaaattttgaatttttttactTTTATGTGTGAGGATGAATGGTCCCGTTAATATATAGCGATAGTTGACTACAAGAGAAATACGCATGGGAACTAACGATGAGGAAATCACGATGCCCACTCACGTGATGCACACTAACGAGTGGGAAATAACGTTTGTTACATTTAGGTAGACACCACATTTTCAACCACTAAGGTCATCTACGTTAAAAAAAATTCTTTAGGTCCATCCATGAAACTTTGGTCAAACATTAAAGGTCAAGACGTATTTTGTAAAAAAAAGAGTTAGTCACATTCTTAAGTCTTATCTTCTTTTAATTTTAAGTGGTTAAAAAGAACGTTACAAGATTCAAAAGGTTAAAAACTATGTCAATAATCGAATTCAAGATCACGATATTTTCGTAAACCGCGAAGAATGTTAATATACCTTCTAAGATGAATCGTCATCTTCCTCCTCCCTTCAAACAATAATCAATCTGCATCCCTAATACTAATTCGTTTTCATTATTATTCAAATCAGTTTCTACTAATTCAAATTCAATCATTCTAATACCATGAAACCATCGTTGTTTTCCATCCCAACTTCACCCTTCACTCCGGCGAATGGCCGCCGTCATCGTACACCAGCACCACAATCTCATCGTCACCTTCACCCCCACAACAATCACAACCCCATACCCACAATTCCCAATCCCCCAATCGATGACGGCTGGAACGTGGTGGAGAGAAGGCGTAAAGGCAACCCTAAAACAAACATTTCTTTTTTGAGCGCTAGAAACCTAATTCATCGTTTTGGCAACCCTAATAAACCACATCTGACAAGCCGACAACAATGGGCTCCAATCGCTAAACCTAATCCTAACCGTAACGATCCTGCAAACCCTAAAAATGCCGCCACATATCCAAACAACATCCCGATTACACGACACCCACATCATCCCGAACATGCTCCTAATGCGCAGGGTCAGACGCTTAACCAACCGATCATCACGTCCATTATGGTGTTTGGATTCCCTGATTCCCGGAACAAGATTGACCTTCGATGCTTCATGAGTAGATATGGTAAGGTTCATGATATCTTCATACCTTTTTCAAAAAGACTCAGAAATGGTACAAAATTTGCCTTCTTTAAGTTTGTTGATATAATTGACCTTAACCATTTACTTAAACGTTTAAATACCATATACATTGGAAGTGGGTGGTTAAAGGCTTACAAAGCTTTGGATCGAAAAAAGAATGCAACACAAGCTCAACAGAACCATACCCCTAAACAACCTGTACCAACCAAACCATCGATGCCTAACCCTAATGATCATACTATTCCTAACAAAAGTTTTACAGACGGTAGAGCTTATAACAAAGTTGTTGGGAATATGGAGGGTTACACTAGTGACATAACGAAAGAACTGGTTAGCATCGGTTGGTTTAACCGATGGGATTGTAATGCTAAGTTTAGAGAAGTATCGGTTGATGATAAGTGTATTGATAAGAAACTACTCGATAAAGCAATCATTGGTACTATTTTAAAACTTGAATACCTTGAGCATATCATATTTTTGTGTGAAATGGAAAGTTTAAACAATGTTCAAGTAAAATATCTTGGTGGGATGGAAATCATGTTAATTTTCGACTCCGAGGAGCAAGTATCATCAATCCTTAACGCCAAAAACCATTGTATTCACAAGTGGATGTCTAATATTCGAAAATGGGATGAACATCACTCTTACCAAGGtcgaatgtgacgatcgctccaaatccatatggacaatatgtcattcattgatttcattgcgaggtatttgacctctatatgatacgttttgtaaacattgcattcttttgaaaaggcacaccataaatgaatatttaaatcaaaggttttcgacatctgatgatttctacatatagacaatcaccgtaaataatagtttacaataatacttccgttgacaatgcagtcaaaataagatacatagtgatgatttggtgaatgcaacgtttccttgaaaaatatgtcatgtaagactccatgcacatagcttgtctagcatataagcaaacagcggaagacttctagggaacctgagaataaacatgctaacaagtgtcaacacaaaggttggtgagttcatagttttagtgtttcgcataatctgtatataaaagtggatcacaagatttcagttgtttcattcagaaacgtttatcaatagattctacataacagagcaccctggtaactaaactttaacgttataatgataaataccccattcgttttaatacacgcaaaccaacgtgtcctaaacttaattaacacacgtccgttaaaaggctagcgctctagctcggacggggatgtcaagccctatggatccatatactgttattcgcgcccaccagtccatatcctatgtactggcagctactagttaccaaagctaagggattttcggttcaaactcagtgtagaatttagtatgtacttgtttccattgcgtttaaaataaattgcatgtattctcagcccaaaaatatattgcaaaagcaattaaaaagggagcaatgaaactcacctcagcagcatataaagtcgttcaccaaaatgtgactgaaactcgaaatatcaaataatcgtagatctcaacctagagaacatatgttggtcaataaatgtctatcaagctaggtcaggtcatagtgtatcataatcctaatgctcgatatcgacatacaaaagttatccaaagttgtttcaaaaagtcaattttgacaatagttcaacaaacgagacgtaccttatataaggattcatttactcggctggtaatatttaaaaatccattttatcaatcttgtaaacaagttgtttaaatcttaattgcagattcaaaagcaatttcaattatcatcaatcataattcagttgttcatatcttttaatccgttcatcgaaactattcgatatctaaatgaaaagtcattgatttttcgccagctttccaaaaacatgtatatcatatatcttttaccagtaatatatgtatttaattcgtgattcattataaactgtttagcgacgaaatttagcatacaagcatgtataaatatatatactcgagcactagacatggatacacaattaatatataaaagataaattataagtgcttacgtatcagtattgagattcaatattgtaggaaagtacgtagacgtaacggagatgataaacattaggtttgattcacaaatatacccccgaacattacccataacctctttggcaataacccataattttcttagctctatctcgcttgaaaaccattttgaaagtgacacgctcataatctcgtcgtagtattttatgtataatactaattaatattaataatactaataataataagattaataataacattaatcttaataataataatcataataataataataataataataataataataataataataataataataataataataataataataataataataataataataataataatataaataagttatacggagtgtaagatgaaagaaatatatatcacaaaaactgaattcgatcgctttataaagacttttcctgaaaaagtaccccatgcgatcgcatggaatttgtgcttcaaggccatgcgatcgcatggccctctgatccagctcacaaacttttgttttcttgtttgtcgacatatttatttattaatatataatatatataatttatattaattaattatatattatattatattctcgtgcatagttgacttgaaaattttgttccgataagtcgtacgtcgtcactcgacttatgtcccggttccggtttttcgagtgtcccttcgtacgctgagaaaacttgtaatttatattttgggacacgtacctttgtcaaaatatagccttaaattatccctaaattatatcactcaaagtgtatcttaaactttcgagtgttttggtcatttacttctataaatcattgtctcgctatttattaaaatacattttaaaatcatttgaaattgttatatcgcatattgtttatacatttaaatttaaattcatgtaattcatttatgtgtcatcgtttatttctcaaacgttctaattaacataactaaatatcaattgaatcaataaccgaatgttattattgttttcaaataacctgaagctatatattcataaatatatattcaatatacttaaacacgttctaaatatacgttgcaagttgttcatagattcaattctaacagttaatattccttattattgtatgtgttcaaattacgttatttaaacaaacactttaccattaattctgaataccgttaaacatgaatgatttcccaaatcaacgcgtaccttacaacagagacccgtaataatatcataatccttaagggactcagtaaatatcttttaattcaatcatttagcataatcttttaacttcatagttaaatatatcaatcagataatcaaaccaatatgtttaatgcacagtatcgttcacttaacactttgttacgttttcaagttatagtatatgtatctatttacatataattattcgcgaatcgttgagaacaatcgaggggtaattgaatagttcaagattttgagattcaacttcatagactttgcttatcgtgtcggaaacgttaaagattaagtttaaatttaatcagaaattttcgggttatcacatcGAATAACATGGCTTAATATCACCAGAATCCCAGTTCAGTTTTGGAACGAAAACACTTTCAGGTCAATAGCTAATTGGTGGGGGCAACCTTTAGAATTCTCAAATTGCTCTTTAAATGGCAATCAAAATTTGGTTGTCGCAAAGGTACTCGTTAAACTTAAAGATGCTCACTTGGTACATGATATTGTGAGAGTAACCTCCGATTCCTCAATTTTCTTTGCCTACGTAATGGAGGAAACCAATGGTTTCTCCGAAGTAAATGTTAATCCTAAACACGATGAGAGTGATGGAAGTGAAGGTTTATCGGACTCAGAAGCTCCAATGAATGAGGAATATGTTAACATGGATGATGAATTACAGTCCAATTTCTCGGATGATATTCTTGTGAACAACCAGGCCGGGGATAACCAATCCAAATGTTGGGTGTTGGAGAGTTCCTTTGATGGACATAATGCTAATAATGCTGCTACACACTCCTCAAACTCGCAGTCAAAGCCTTCTAAAAACAATCAGGGGAATGAAAATTACGTGTTcaataataatggtagtaacgactTGGAAGTAGAAAAAGATACCAGTAAGTTTGATGATGGTTCGCAGGTCTAGCAAGGGTTCGGTTTCAAACAGCCCCAGTCCAGCTTCTGTTTCTAATAGTCCTCCTTCGGCTCATGTTTTCAAAATCAACCAGGATGTGCCATCGGATACCACACGTGTGCAGACCATGGACGCATACTGCCAGGCCGAAAAGAATGTTAATATTGGGCTCAACCTACAAGACAGGCCTCCACCTATACCCACTTTCTCATCGAATATCCCTCATGTGCCATATGTCGAGAAAAAAATGGCTTCAACTCCTACGAAAACCTGCAACAAAACCACCTCTACGGGGAGTGAGGTCACACCTCCTTTACAAAGAAAAACAACtaatgtgtgacgccccgtacaaaaccatcgtgtatggatcatcaacatcaggatcatcacaaggttcatgctgtttgaaaaccgatttgcattcattaaaaagataacgttttacaaaagatagagcgcatcctacgaataggagcataaacataattatttgaccctaaggtcattacaaagccactgtttgaaattaacataaactacgaatgcaacagaaaagttccatgaatgagacatctctagtaatgcagcggataactaatacagcaggtccttaacagcaattcaataacagcatgacatcaagtctaacagcggaagcaataaacctctaggcacctgagaaatacacgctaaaaagtcaacacgaatgttggtgagctatagtttaagttgtaatagtaacataagataggccacgagatttcagtgctgcaacagcgtatcaaaacagtatgaaaagtatatgcataaccgtgggcacccggtaactagacttaacgtttataaccccctgaaagtacacttggcgagtgcgtatgttcacgaagtattaaacactcgttaaatgctagcgcgactagcccgagtggggatgtcaaaccctatggatccatatctaagattcgcgttcaccggttcaaaaaccaatgactaaacgttaccgtgttaaagggaatatttatgccgttgtataacccacacacatataaagtttaagcactcgtgcctaacatgtaaaacgtaaaaagcgcatgtattctcagtcccaaaaatagtagaaGTGGtaaaaaaaagggatgctataactcacagtgataaaagtggtaaagtcggtaatgaaagtacgcaagtagtaagtcggtccgaaaggtcgtcaacctaaatcaaaggttactaggtcagtaggttgtttttataaattctaatagtgcataaaataagtttaagtgtcatcatcatcatcatcatcatcattcataaaagttaagtaagttcgacgagaatag from Rutidosis leptorrhynchoides isolate AG116_Rl617_1_P2 chromosome 9, CSIRO_AGI_Rlap_v1, whole genome shotgun sequence harbors:
- the LOC139866890 gene encoding uncharacterized protein, whose protein sequence is MAFSGILPNASLLLPSSSSSSTTSIRLKRTLAETTNRFSLLSSSPELLVYPFIRRRKNVTGASKLIVRAARTESKGVSLGSRAPNFELKEPLTGNVWKLEDFESYPALLVMFICNHCPFVKHLKKDIVKLTNLYMEKGLGVVAISSNSIITHPQDGPVFMAEDAKLFNYPFPYLFDHSQDVARDYGAVCTPEFFLFKKDGRRPFELVYHGQFDDSRPSNNVRVTGRDLSLAIDCVLSGQPLPPNQKPSVGCSIKWHPEGSI